One Thermococcus kodakarensis KOD1 genomic window carries:
- a CDS encoding ASCH domain-containing protein, producing the protein MARWKMGLQEEYLRAIAEGKKKIEGRLYDEKRQKIKPGDEIVFENKLVCVVKDVRVYSSFREMLEKEGLENVLPGVKSIEEGVKVYRKFYSEEKEKKYGVAAIEVEPVAWISEENNP; encoded by the coding sequence ATGGCCAGATGGAAGATGGGCCTCCAGGAGGAGTACCTGAGGGCGATAGCCGAGGGAAAGAAGAAAATCGAGGGCAGGCTGTACGACGAGAAGAGGCAGAAAATCAAGCCCGGAGACGAGATAGTCTTCGAGAACAAGCTCGTATGCGTCGTCAAGGACGTCAGGGTCTACTCTTCATTCAGGGAGATGCTGGAGAAAGAGGGCCTTGAGAACGTCCTGCCTGGGGTCAAGAGCATTGAGGAGGGCGTGAAGGTTTACCGGAAGTTCTATTCAGAGGAGAAGGAGAAGAAGTACGGCGTTGCGGCGATAGAGGTCGAGCCGGTTGCGTGGATAAGCGAGGAGAATAATCCCTAA